In Brassica napus cultivar Da-Ae chromosome A3, Da-Ae, whole genome shotgun sequence, the sequence CCTCTTCCTCCGTTGGATTTCCCTTCCTCTTACCCCGTCGCGTTTCGACCACCATCGCAATCGAAAGATATCACCGGATTCTATCTCCGATTCTCCCCGAATCAAGCTCGATTTTGGAAACTAGGGTTCTTTTTCGtgaggaaagaaaaaaagatgagGAACTcgaaatgaaaaaggaaattcgaaatggggGGGGGATTTCGTTCAAATACATTGAGAGGGTTTGCTAAAACCGACagctttggtttggttttgaggGATTGGTTTGTTTGGTTACACGGTTAGACGATTCAGTTCAATTGATTTACCCATTCAAAGGTCGGGTCGGGCGGATGGGTTACCCTAGTACAACTTGTAAATACTTCAACTATTCCCAGGGTTTTATGTCATTTCGTTATTTTccgaattaaaaacaaattatttatttttctgtttattaGGGTGTCTAATAGAGATTGGATTATCACATTTGGGGGGCACCAGAGGTGATGCCTCCATATCAACGTCTAGGTTGCGCTGCAGTGAGACAGGAATTGGCACAGATGGACTGCTGTTCTTGTACTGAACACTGCCAAGGCCGTAGATTGTACTCTTTTTTGTCTTTCCTCTCTGCAAAAAGACAGGAAAATAATCATAAGCATTCATTCCAATCACAAGCACCATAAATAAGATAGTATCAATTCCAATAATTAACTTAGACAATCACAAGCATCTTAACTAACTGAGACAGTCTCCAGTTCAATAATTAACTTAGACAATCACAAGCACCATAACTAACATAGACAGTCTCAATTCCAATAATTAACTAAGACAGTCTCAATTTCAATAATTAACTTAGACAACTAGTAagctgaaataaataaaatgaggaTGAGAGAAGAGATGACCTTGATGTATTCTTGGTTGAGAAGATAGCGCTTTGCATTTGAAGCAGCAGTGGAGTCAGTTTGACTGTCTCCAAGTGGAGATCCATCTTGTAACATCTCTTCAACGGCTTCCTCAACCTCCAGCACCAGTTCCTCCGTACGTTCGTCTAGGAAGGAACCATCTTTACCTGTGTGAGTCTTCCTTGCAAGGGCTGTGTATGAAGGTGGTTCATCCAAACCTTCATCAACCATCTTCAAGAAAGGAAACAGATGGAAGTTAGACAACACTTaagggaaaaaaaattatgaaaaaaaaaggcaaaactGACCATTTGATACGCAATGTTCAGGAAACAGCGTGGGCTTGCACCGTGCTTGTGCATCTTCTTCCCAACTGGAGCAGACTTACGAGATTTTGCAGGTTTTGCAGTCTTCCTTTTTGCTTGCTCAGTGCTGTACTTCTCAACCATTGTTGCCCAGTGAGCGTCTGACATATAAGAAGGTTGCCTATTATCTCTCCTGTTCTGGCTGATGCGGCCACAGACGGTAACCTGAGTTTGTTTCTTCCACTTCAAGTAGATTTCATCATGGAATTGGTCATCCCAGTAGTAGTGTTGCTACAAAAGAACATAAGACAGAGTTAAACATTATAGCTTCCTAATAGTTGAGAAAGGGAAAAGGAAAGAGAAACAAGCACTTACAATGAACGCATGCCACCACTGATCCTTCTTCTCAGGTGGAACGAAGTTCCAGCTTGCCCACGACCCCCAGTAGTTTCCCTGCCATGTTGCTCAGATAAAAGCATGGACTTCAGGATCAATACCAAACCTGAGACAAGACAATGGCAAAcatcaaataaaaatcaaatattaaactctACACTTAATCTTCTAATACACGGTTCAACTAGTATTgacaaaatcaaatattatacTCTACACTTAGTCTACTAATACACGGTTCAACTAATACCACaacacaatattttttattttgtatttaaacaGAACAGAACTACTTTAAACTTACTCTAACAGAACATAACTACTTAACAGAACTAGTATTAAACTTACCACAATGCTCCATTGGTCTTGTCAGGGTGGAGGTGTGGCTGGTTACGTCTGGATGGCGCACGTAGCAGAGCATCTTCTCTTCTCCTGACATAAGGGGCAGGAGCCACAGGCACAGCACTTGAAGACCCGACAGATGCGTGAGGAACAGCTCTAGGAGGTACAGCTCCAGGAGGTACAACTCCAGGAGGAGAAAAAGATGGGGCCATGGCAGAAGGATCCGATAAGGTAATTTGTGGTCTCCCTTGCCGCATACCTGTAGACAGACAGAGAGTATTAAGAGGAATCAAAACTTTAAAGGGAGACAAAaccgaaaaacaaaaacatgaaatcAAAACCGTAAGAAGTCTAAATCGAAACCCAAAGAAGTGTAAATTGAAACCCTAAGAAGTCTAAATCGAAACGCTAAGAAGTCTAGATGAGAGAGGAATCGAGACAGAGACGAGGGGCTCACTAACCTGGGAGCTGTAATTCGGTAGGGCGAGGGCGAGGGCGACGACGGGATTCGTTGGGGATTCCAGTCGAAGGAGCCatcattgagagagagagagaggagtctGTGAGAGAGTGTGAGAAAGAATGAGAGAGGCGGTGAAGgtttgagagagagagcgagagagagagagagagagagagagagagagagagagagagagagagagagagagagagagagagagagacgacaaTTTTTAGGTTTAGAGGAAAAAAATTGGTTAAGTATAGAAATTGGGCTTTAGTTAAGTGGGAAAATTTTGGGTTTGGAGAgaattgggttttgggtttaggaggGAAATTTTTTGGGTTAATTATGTGGTTGGAaatgggtttagggtatagatagggtttagggttttaaaagaatgtaatttttttaaaaaaatcttaaaactattaattagaATTTAAGAATATAagaaactaaatttaaaaatttcatataaaaattaagaatttaagaatttaaactatatatgacaaatttaaaaatttcatataaaaattaaaaattaagaatttaagaatttaagaatttaaactatatattacaaatttaaaaatttcataacTTACAAGTTACTAATTGTTTAACttatttatattacaaattttttaaacttCATAAATTACACATTACTAAGTGATTACTTATTCatattacaattttaaaaaacttcatAAACGACAAACTTACTAAGAACTTGAATCAGTTTCCGAAtctgaatcagtacaagcctcATCTAATTCATCTTCTGAAACGTATTCGTCATTAGGAGGAACAACTGGTGTGGATTCATAATCTGAATCATCTTCGACAGCATACGTCTCAATGCGCAGCATCATGCTCTGTGCAACAACTTGGTTGTGTGTATCATCTTGTAATGCAACAAGAGCATCCTCGGAGGTTTCTCGAACCCCTCTAGGCATAACTTTTGTACATGCCCACCAATCGTTGGCTAATGTATGTCGTACCCGCGGATAAGGAATAAAACAAACTTGATCACAATTACCAGATAAGATAAATGGATCATATTTCTCATACTGCCAACGCGGAGACACATCAACGATTCCtgatttatgttttcgaattccCCGTCCTTCAGTTGTATCAAACCACTTACATTTAAAAACCATGGCCTCCAGTCCAACGGAACCAAAATACTCAACCATTATTATCTCCTCGATCAAACCGTAATAGTCAGTATCTGTGGTTCCACGAACTTGGACGCCGTAATGTTGGGTTTTCTTATCTTGGCCATGGCTATGTGTGTGGAAGCAGTATCCACGTGAATGGTAAATCGGCCAAGATTTATACTTACGTTGCGGACCTTGTACAAAATCTAACATCCACATCGGAAACTCATATGTGTTACTTGCTTGCACAACCTGTCTTATAATTGATAAGTTTctaattcaaattataaatcaaataatatcataaactCACATAGTTTTTCACCCATTCAGCAAAATGTTGGTCTTTCAGTATTTGTAGATCATTAGTAGACATATATGGGTTTCTCTCTGTCATAAACTCTTCGAACATCctgttatttttaaaagagattaTGATTTCAGGTATCctgaaaaataacaaaaaaaaaagtaattgaaGTACCTTTCGTAGGGTTCGAATGTATCACAATTGAGCATCAGAAAAGTCTGGAGGACAGTGTAGTCTTCATCGGTTAGCCATTTCTCTTCAGATTTTCCACTAACCCGACCTTCGTGATAAAACAAGTTAGGCACATCTGGATATTGATATGTAAACCGAACTTCCCCGGGAAGTGGAACCTCAGGTACCACATGTGGATTACCAAAGAATTTTGCAGAAGCGGTAGATATTTCTTCATTCACATATTGTGCAACGATGGAACCTCCAATGTGTgccttatttttaactttttttttgagatgGTACATGTATCGCTCGAaaagatacatccatctatattGCACTGGACCACCTAAAGCAGCTTCGTCTGCTAAATGTACGGCCAAATGTTCCATAACATCAAAGAACGACGGTGGAAAAATCTTCTCCAAATTACAAAGCTTCACCGCaatgttttctttcaaaatagcAACATCTTCGTGCTTAAGTATCTTCGCAGAGATATCACGAAAGAAAAGTGCtatctctacaaaaaaaaattataaggagTTAGTCAATAATAACATGTATCAAACCAATTATTAAGATTATGTACCTGAAATGGCAATGTGAACACTTTTGGGAAGTAATTCCTTAAACGCAAATGGGAGAAGTCGATGCATAATGACGTGACAATCATGACTTTTGAGACCTGAAATCTTGCTATTCGTCTCGTCTATACACCTACTAAACTTTGAAGCATATCCATCTggaaattttatatcatttttcaaCCATCGcagaaattcttttttttttcttccttcgaCAACCGGAAAATTGGGACAGGCATCGTTCCATCAGCCTTCATATGTAACTCAGACCTTCTGCACAAATCAGGTAGATCCATCATCGACTTTgcattatcttttgtcttcccggGAACATTAAGCACCGTGTTGATAAGATTATCAAAGAAATTTTTCTCAACGTGCATGAAGTCCACGTTGTGGCGAAGAAGAAGGTTTTCCCAATACGGCAACTCCCAAAAGATACTTTTCTTCACCCAGTTGTGGTCTTTGCCGTAGCTGTTTATAATGCTCGCAGGTTTCTCGTGTCCATTTCCTCCAAAATCGACAGTTTTCTTCAATCCTTCGAAGTTGTTGATTCTTTCGCGAAGAATTTCTTCTCCCGTCAACCATggtggaggatcatcagttacTGTCTGCCCCTTTCGAAAAGCTTGGACATTTCTTCTGCAAGGATGCTCCTTAGGCAGGAACATTCTATGGCAGTCAAACCAGCTATGCTTCCTTCCATGTTGCAACCAAAAAGACTTTGTATCatcaagacaatatggacaagctaaccGGCCATGAGTCATCCATCCGGACATCATGCCGTAAGCGGGAAAGTCATTAATTGTCCACATTAGTGCGGCTCGCATCGAAAATTTTTGCTTCTTCGAGACATCATATGCTTCAACTCCATCGCTCCACAAACTTTTTAGTTCTTCAATTAACGGCTGCAGATAAATATCAATGCTCTTCTTTGGATGCCTTGGCCCAGGAACTAGtactgataaaaagaaatattctctTTTCATACACATACCAGGAGGTAGGTTATACGGGGTTACGATGACGGGCCAGACCGAGTGGGCTTCTCCGCTCATACCCACTGGATTAAATCCATCTGTTGCTAATCCTAGATAAACATTTCGAATTTCCTCCGCAAAATCAGGATATACCTTGTTAAAATGCTTCCATGCTGCAGCATATGAAGGGTGGTGCATTTCTCCTTCTGGCGACTCATGTTCTGCGTGCCATCGCATTTGTGATGCAGTAGACTCTTGTTGGTACAGACGCTTCAACCTCTCTGTAATAGGCAAATAGAACATTCTCTGTTTTGGACGCCTCTTTCCCTTTCCATGGTTCTTGTGATATCTATCTTTCCCACAAAACCGACACGCCAACAGCCCGTTATCTTCTTTCCAAAATAACATGCAATTATCCTCACAAATATCGATCTTGACAACAGGGAGACCAAGCGACTTCGTCAGCTTCTTCATCTCATAATGTGACTCAGGAGCTATATTTGGTTGTGGCAAAAAATCTCTAAAAGTTTGTGATATCTCATCCATACATGACTCCGCCAAATTATGATCAGTTTTTACTTTCATTAAACGAGATGCCAAGTATAGTTGAGAAATACCTTCAACACATCCATCATATAGTGGTTGATTGGCGGCTTCAAAATCTTCAAACACTCTTTCTTCATGTTGCTCTTCATTGGGTTCTTCCATCAAATTCTCCGGTATTTCAGTTGACCCAAAGTCTCCTCCAAGAATGTTCTCTTCATATGGGCCGTCTTCTGCATAACTTGCTTCATTTCCCATACCCATAAATTGACCTCCTGTCGATGATTCTCCAGCGTCATAGTAGCTTTCTCCATGGCTTGACCATACATAATAATTACTTTTGAAGCCAACTCGGTAAAGATGGCGAGATATGGTTCTTACATCACATTGCTTTCGGTTTCCACATGTTACACAAGGACATAACATGGTTTTTCGTTCCAAAAAAGAATTTTGACTTGAGGCAAAGGCGATAAAAACTTCAACACCTTCGCTAAACTCTCTTGAAACATGATTAGTACTTGGATCAATGTGTCGATCCATCCATTCtcgattttgaaaataataagacattgaaaactctctttttttttttagacaaatcgtcTAATCTCACATTTGAATTGTGCATTGTTATGGTAGTTGGTTGCAATGTGAATGAACTCTCATGCGTTTGCTTATATAGGAAAAACATTGCCACGTTTTTGCTACGAAATGCCACGAAAATTGCTACGTTTTTTGCTACGAAATGCCACGCAAATTGCTACGATTTTGCTACGTTTCTTTTCGTGGCAACCTATCAGAATCTTTCCTGCACCCAATCAGACCGATGTGATTACACTAAAAAAATCTGCCACGAAATTTCCCACGAATGATTTTCGTGGCTTCAGTTTTTGTATTTATCCCTGCCATATGTGCAGGATGTGATTGGTGTGATTTTTTTCGGTGGGCTTGCCACAGTTTGCTACGATAAAATGCGTGGCAATCACTTTAGTTGTTTTTTTCTGGCCGActgatatatattaatattataaattttgatagcCACGGTTAAAACGTAGCAAAATGTAGGAGTGTTTGCTACGAATTGCATACCCACGATTATTAAGTGGCAATTTCGTGGCTAACCCTTGCCACGAATATATCCGTAACAATTTCGTAGCAATGTCTGCTACGTAAGTTTACGATTTGCCACGTTTTTCTTTCTCGTAGCATTTCGTAGGTAGATCGTAGTTTTTGCGTTTTTGCCACGAAATACGCGTGGCATTTTCGTGGCTATGGCCCTATTTTTTACTAGTGGCAaccttattttaaattaaaccattgttaaaagatatttttatagaaagtttagattcatattttttttttgggtgtaaatGTTAAGAAGTTTAGATTCGGATTCTTACGAAGCTGCcatatttttgtcatttattgGTAATTATAAATGATTTGGACACTTGTGAAAACTAGTCATGCATCTTCCTGTGACAATCATATAATCTGTTTGACAATGTCACTATCACCACTTGATGCAATTTTCTTACGTGTAATACTAACTAAGATTTATGTTGAGTGCCACATGATTAAAAAAAGCGGATGTATTGGTCTCAATCGGCTTTTCTTATTTCTCCACCATGGCATCTAAACTCATCAAAGCCGGTCATGAATTCAATCATCAACAGTCATGCCCTCCATTCCGAAACTTCTTGTTCTTGCATGGATTCTTCTGTTGTTTGCACCCTGATTCGTCCATAAACGCCTCAAAAAGGCTTGGTGTTTTCAAACTTGCCCTCTTGTCATCACGTAGGTGCCTTGAAGACGAGACTTCAGCTTTCACATAACAGCCCGTAACAGAGTAGCATCTAATGTACACACATTTTGGCAAATACttgatacatataaaattatcaaCAAATATCATCATTCAAGTAAgtatattgaaatttaaaattatataaaaattcatcacaattacaaaaattataaagagtattttttttctcatcaaGCTAAACAGACTCATGAAAACTCTGCAACTAAACCGGTAGGTCAACATCCATATGAAAGACAAAAGACGGTTGTCTTCTTTTTTCTCCCttgtctctctgaagaacatccacaatttGTGAGTATAATAAGCCTCCTCGAATGGCTTATCTAGAGGAATACTGAAGACACTTTTTCggaaactttccttttccttatcatTGCCCCCCCCCCTCCTCTTCAGATGCTTCTCCactttttcctttattttccttagggttcttcccatAGGAACCCTATCGACTTCCATCGAatcttctccatcatctgaTGGTATACTGACGGTCTCTGGTGGGTTTTCTGAAGGTGTGGGTTTAGGCCTGAGTGCATTGagacgtgcaacatctatctttcGCATCTGCACTCAGTACGTAATAGGTACTCGTCGATCGATGGACactggaggttgtcgatcgatgtcgacatcgttttgtcgatcgatgggagtaACATCACGTCGAGCGATTTTGACGTTATGAGGGTtaggcggatgtgggtgttttgctgcgaactccttgTGAGTCAGAATTCTCATGGCATTGCAAGATGTGGTTGACTCTGTAGGTGTCATCGGTCGATGCTCTGGAGatcttgtcgatcgatttggtctgggcgacgtcgatcgatgtgcatggtccggtgtcgatcgacaccagtgcGATCCGCCGAAGCTCATCAGACTTTCTACtttgaaatctccttcttgcagcttctcttccttcaccacttgccagaaatcatccccAATAATGGTATTCACATggtgtttcatcacatcatctcctACCTCTCTTGTCAAGGCTTCatgcctcttaacagcttctcttGTCTGAAGAACCTGCatcttcagcttcttcacatgagtgctcacagtttcaaactttgtgttTAGGCTGGTGTAGACATAATCAATCTttccattgaagtccactgtcataCGCTGTtgtgcctcaagaaccctatcaagcatctcttcaatcttgctctcttgagtaggaGGCGGTGGCTTCTAATAGTAGGAATTTCCATAACTCATGTTGTTGATTTAGTTATTGCTGTAGGGTTTCTAGTactgcgaactctggttgaaattacCCCATAAgaatttctgtttccacccttgtttccagaaccttggaatcaAGTTCCACCAACGAAGTtcactttttcttcttcgtctgctctaccctctgtgtctacagcttttgcatcttcaaccaagcagacctgcttcctacGAAGCTTGTAAACACTATCaagctttgccttcacctcatccatctgatcattctcAAGGATGGTGACAAActttttcctctcaaaatcagtgttcttggtgctgttgctagatgctaggttttcaatgaccttcactgcctcctctggattcctggtgttgaagttccccattgctggaagcatcaagagctaTCTGATACTGCACCgtgatgcctctgtagaaagtactgagcagttgtacttcattgaatccatggtgtggacagtctctctgataagacttgaatctgatccaagagccttttaaatgattctgcaggctcctgagaGAAAGTAGCGATCTTTTTCCTCATGTCTTCGGCACgtgcttcatcaaagaaattgtATAAGAATGCATTcatgatgtcgctccaggatgtgagagatcctggtggtagctgcttaagccaatgcgaagcttctccaacaagagagaacttgaagagcttgcatcgAAGATAATACTCAGGCATTTCCTtgactttaatagcagatatcAGATCCTCAAACCTccccagatggtccataggatgctcgtgagataatcCATTGTAGGGTATTtatcccacgagtgtgtagtactgtgccttcaactcaaaatccctctgaatagtgggaggacgaattgctgatctgttggtgtagaactgatcgacgcgcttctagttaagcttttaTGAGTGGGTTGAATGATAGCTTACTAAGctt encodes:
- the LOC125607253 gene encoding uncharacterized protein LOC125607253 translates to MVEKYSTEQAKRKTAKPAKSRKSAPVGKKMHKHGASPRCFLNIAYQMMVDEGLDEPPSYTALARKTHTGKDGSFLDERTEELVLEVEEAVEEMLQDGSPLGDSQTDSTAASNAKRYLLNQEYIKRGKTKKSTIYGLGSVQYKNSSPSVPIPVSLQRNLDVDMEASPLVPPKCDNPISIRHPNKQKNK
- the LOC125607254 gene encoding uncharacterized protein LOC125607254, translated to MGMGNEASYAEDGPYEENILGGDFGSTEIPENLMEEPNEEQHEERVFEDFEAANQPLYDGCVEGISQLYLASRLMKVKTDHNLAESCMDEISQTFRDFLPQPNIAPESHYEMKKLTKSLGLPVVKIDICEDNCMLFWKEDNGLLACRFCGKDRYHKNHGKGKRRPKQRMFYLPITERLKRLYQQESTASQMRWHAEHESPEGEMHHPSYAAAWKHFNKVYPDFAEEIRNVYLGLATDGFNPVGMSGEAHSVWPVIVTPYNLPPGMCMKREYFFLSVLVPGPRHPKKSIDIYLQPLIEELKSLWSDGVEAYDVSKKQKFSMRAALMWTINDFPAYGMMSGWMTHGRLACPYCLDDTKSFWLQHGRKHSWFDCHRMFLPKEHPCRRNVQAFRKGQTVTDDPPPWLTGEEILRERINNFEGLKKTVDFGGNGHEKPASIINSYGKDHNWVKKSIFWELPYWENLLLRHNVDFMHVEKNFFDNLINTVLNVPGKTKDNAKSMMDLPDLCRRSELHMKADGTMPVPIFRCIDETNSKISGLKSHDCHVIMHRLLPFAFKELLPKSVHIAISEIALFFRDISAKILKHEDVAILKENIAVKLCNLEKIFPPSFFDVMEHLAVHLADEAALGGPVQYRWMYLFERYMYHLKKKVKNKAHIGGSIVAQYVNEEISTASAKFFGNPHVVPEVPLPGEVRFTYQYPDVPNLFYHEGRVSGKSEEKWLTDEDYTVLQTFLMLNCDTFEPYERMFEEFMTERNPYMSTNDLQILKDQHFAEWVKNYVVQASNTYEFPMWMLDFVQGPQRKYKSWPIYHSRGYCFHTHSHGQDKKTQHYGVQVRGTTDTDYYGLIEEIIMVEYFGSVGLEAMVFKCKWFDTTEGRGIRKHKSGIVDVSPRWQYEKYDPFILSGNCDQVCFIPYPRVRHTLANDWWACTKVMPRGVRETSEDALVALQDDTHNQVVAQSMMLRIETYAVEDDSDYESTPVVPPNDEYVSEDELDEACTDSDSETDSSS